The Pirellulales bacterium DNA segment ATTGCTTGATGATGATTTGGCATTGCTCCGTTTGCTGTGTGCATTCCTCCAGCTTGGTTTTCACTTGCTGGAGAATTTGCCCGTCGATCCCTTCGGACGGAAATTGGCTCAGCAGGCTGAAAGCGAATTGATCTTGGCCCGCTTTGCGGCGGATGTCGATTTCCTGGAGCAACTGCTTGGCGCCCAATTGCTTGATTTCGTGGGCCACGTCGCGCAAATTGTCGCGCTCTGGAAACTGCTTCAGCACCTCGTTCAATTCCGTTTCGGCTTCCTGGTAGCGCTCCGCCTGCAAATACAATCGCACCACTTTCAGCCGGTCGTCTAGTTTTTTCGGATCGATGTGCCGGCCGACGATTTCCGACAGCGTTTTTTGCGGTATGGAACTGGTGGCGATGCGCATGTCCCAGATGTACGCCGGCGGGTGCGATACCTGCAGCCCTTCCACGCGGCACCACAGCGGCGTGATCTTCGTGATCCCCTGCACAATGTCGACTCGACCAAGCGGACCGCCGGTCATGGAAAATATGCGGCGCCCATAGGAATCAAACGGCGTGACTTGCAAGATGGCGCCCACGCCGCCGATTTGCAGCCCGGCCGTGGCCACCGCCTGATCGATGTCGATTTCCTCCAACTGTTGCTCGGCCGGCGTGGCTTCCGGGTGCTGGATGAATTTTTCGGGAATGTACGTGCGGCACAAATCGTTATCGATCACGTCGATGAGTTTCGTCGTGGGCGAACTTGCCTGCCCGATCCCCGGATTGGCGATCATCGTGTTCAGGCGCGACAAGCGGCCTTCAATCACCCGGCCATCCTGCAGCGTGAATTTATCGGCCCGGGCCGCGTTGCAAAGCAAGAATAGCAAGAAGGGAACCAAGGCCATCGCAGAAAGCAGCGGATGCAAGCTGGCCACGAAATCGCGCTGCGATTGGCAGATGACCTGGCAAATACGAACGGCGCGCCGATTTATCGATGGCGAAAATCGCGCGATGGTGACAATACTGTTCTGCCGCATGCCGTCCCTCTTCCGGAAACATGAAAACTGCGCCTCAAGCGGCCTATGGTTCTATTCTGACCCGACCTTTGACGATCTGCAATCGAACCTGATAATTGACATGGGCCGTGGAAAACCGCACAATCTCACCCACTTGCATCGTTCTTGCCGGCTTTTGATTTTTGTGGCGAGGGAAGGGAAACACATCATGATTCCGCAGCGTGCTGTCGCCTGGCTGATTGTGGGGGCGTTGGGACTGCCGATTGCCATGTGCCTGCTGTTTGCCCTGGCTCGACTGTTGGAAGCCATGCAAGACCAGGCGGGGGCCGACGTGCTGGGACGCATCAACCTGGGCCTGTTTGTCCTATGGGCGATCAACCTGGTGGGGTTGTTGATTGCCGGGGCCATCAACTCGCTCAACAACCCGCCGCCGGGCTCTGGTCCTGTTCAGCCGTGAGCCGCGCACTACTTCGTTTTTTCCGACCCGACTAGCAATTCGCCGGTTTTCGGATCGTAAACATAATGCCGGTGGGGCGGCAACTCGGGCAGTTCAATTTGGGCCGGCTCGAGAATTTCTTTTTGGAATTCGTTGGCGTCTTTAGGCCAGCGATTGTGGATTGCCTGCCAAATATCCATATCGTGTTTGATTTGGTCCCACGTGATCAGATTCCGCATGCCGAAGAACTGATGAATCGGCTCGGTAATCAGCCCACCGCCATAGCCTTGGCCTTGGACGCCCGTGTTGGCTCCAAGCGTCTCCATCTCCGGCGGACCTTGCTGCACGGCGGGTTGCGCGACGGGCTGAGGTTGAGTCTGTTGTGATTGATCGGGTTGCGGTTGAGCGGGCTGCGTCGGCGTTGATTGTGCCGGAGTTGACGGTGCTGCGGCGCTGGAATCGGCCGCCGGGGCGGGCGTGGCTGGGTTGCTGGCCGCTGGCGGGGCGCCCGCTTTGTGTTCGTGCGCTTCCGGATCGGTTTCGATCTGCGGCGGCATCAACGATTGGGCCGGCGGTCGCTTGGAAGCGTTGTCGGCCATTTGATCGATCTCGTCGCAACCGGAGATTAAAACCGCCAATAGCCCGCCAGCCGTGCACAACACAGCGCCGGAAACAACATGGGCCATCCAGAAACTTCGCCTAGCCATAAATTCCTTCCTCCCGCCAGACAGCCGTAACATTAGCGTGACTTACCACACTACTTATTCTGCCCATCGCGCGCCTTGTTTGGCAATACCCGAGATTGGCCCACTCAATTTTGGGCAAGAAAACGGTCGTTTTTTGAAAGTCCGAAGAAATCTCTAGGGTAGCGGGACGGCGGCTGCCGTATCGCTAGCAGCTGTTCGTTGGCTGCGCAAACTTTTACCTAGAGCGTGATCCCGGCACGATTCCAACTCGCTATTCTTTCGTCTTCGGAATCTAGGTATAACCCGGACTTTTGTGGGTCGAGAAAACAGTTCCCTGCCCCGAATTGTTCACGGCCCGGAAGGAGCCAACATGTCCCCGATCCGATACCGTCGCACGTCTGTGCGAACCGCACTAGGCATCACCAAGGAAGAGAAACGCATCAAGCGTGAATTGGGAATTACTGCGATTTTGAAGCCATTTCGTTGGTGGGGGAACGAAAAACGTAAGATCAAACGCGAGGTCGGCTATTATTCGCCCGAAGCCAAATTTGCTCGGCACTTCTTGCCACGTTCCGTGATCAGGTTGTTCCTGCTGGTCGTTGCGCTAGCGACGATTACGTTCGCGATCTGGGTATGGAATTCAATGAAGGCCCCGGCCACACCAGACAACACGGCCGCAACCGTACACGAAGCGGGTGCACTGCGATAATGGTTAGCATGCCTTTCTCGGGGACCTCTCTTCAGTGGAGAATGTTCACAAATGGCCCTCGATGAGTCGTCGCAGTTGGCTGCTTGGCGTCATGGCGAAACGTGGAGGTCACCGCCGCCGCGCGCCCGGCGATGTTGAGAGTGAGCCACGACCAAAAATTGCCGCTCGCAACATTACTTCTGGTTGGCAAACTCGATGTAGTTGCACAACAGTTTGCGCGCTACGTCGGCCGGGCCTTCTGGGCCGGCAAGGTTGCCCAGGATATCGAGCGTGGAAACAATGATTTTTCCTTTGCCGCAGGGGACCACGCCCACCGCAGTGCCCAAGTTAATCGGAGCCGGCGGCATGGCCAGCGGCGTGTTGGAGTGGAAGGCGCCGGCCGCCAGGTCGTCGCCGGTCAACAGCAAACCACTGCGCGAATTTCCGTCGCGGACCACGGCCTGATAGGGCCAATCCATTCCGCCCCCCGTGGGCAAATCTTTGAACAGCGGATGCTGCCGTACGAAATGCACGCCCCCCGCCCAAGTCGTCCCCACCCGAAACGAGCCGTCGTATTTGATTTCGGGCACAATCGATTTGGCTAGTTCCAGCCATTCGGGCGCATTTTCGAGCACGATCAACGTGCTGCCATCGTTGCGCACTCGGTCGATCAATTTTTGAGAACTGGGGCGTTCCACGCCCGCCGGAACGGTCCACAGTAACCGGCATTCGGCATCGCCCGTGGCTTGATGCCACTCGACTTTGATCGGGACGGGCTTGCCCGACTCTAACTGCAAGGTACTGGTGGTGGTTGCGGGCTGCGATCCGCGAGAGCTGCGCGAAGCGCGACTGCCGCGGCCGACGCCGGAGTAAACTAATTTGCCGTCGACGGTGACGCTGGCGGTTCCGCTGCCTTGAAAAGCGAACGAGTACGACCCGCTGGCAGGCGGCAAAATTTGGCCTTCCCAGCGGACCGCGTAGTTGCCCAAGGCAGGCACCGCAGGATCGGGAGGGGCGCCTTCGGCGGCGAACAAATCAATCGTGGCGTCGGTTCGGGAATGAACCTGCGTCGTGAATTCCTGGTCGCTGAAAAATGTTGCCGCCAGCCCGGGCCTGGAAGCGGTGGAATCGCGGAGCTGCGTTTCGGGAACTAATGCAAAGGCCGAGGCGTTGGGACTTTGAGCGGCAACAATCCAATCCAGATGCGGCAAATTGTCGGAGTAATTTTCAACGTGCGCTCCTTTTTCCCGGACCAAAAATTGGCGTAACCGAATGCCGGGATCCAAAACCGAGCCCGCGCCTGCCAGCTTGGCGCTTTTCCAATCGACGCTGAAAATTTCGTCGTGACCCACAGCCGCTGGTTGGCCCGTAGAATCGATCAAAGTGGACCGAATTTGGAACTTTCCCAACGCGCCATTCAGCGGAATTTCGATGCCCTCGACCAAAAGTTGACCATAGGTGTCGCCGCCGGCCACGGAAACATCGACGGATTTAGCAAACGTTTGTTTCCCGGCCGAATCTTCCGCCGTGATTTGTAATTGATAAGGACCTTGAATGTTTTTCTCGTTGACAAGGTAAAAATCGGCAATGACTTTTCCCGTGGGCCGAACGATTTGATTGCGGACCATCACGGCGATGTAGAGCGGCTGATTGTAATACGCCATGATGGCTGGATCGCCCTTAGGATTGCGGAAGCAATCGACCACGCCCGAATGGTTTTCGAGAATTTCTCCTTCCCAGCCATTGATGCAATAAGCGTCGGCATCGTTATTGATGCGGATCAGTTCGATGGTTCGGCCCTGGTGCTCCAGCGAAATGTTTCCCATGGCCTGACACAACGCATCGACGGTGGGAAATGTGGAGCGCAGATTTTTGGCCGTCAGGAATTCATCGAACATTTTATACCAAGCCAGGTACATGGCCCCGTCCCAGCCCAGGTTCGGCGCGGTTTCCAGCTCGTGCTTAATGAGCCCTAACCGGGGCGGCGTGGAAAGCGCGCCTTCTTCGCCCCAAAAGTTGATTTCCTGCGGATCGTTGATGAGATGATAGAATTCTTTGGGATTTTTATAGGCCGATTGCGTGTAAACCGCCGGCCCACCCGCGTGATGATCGTCGTACCAGCCGGTGGTATAAAGCTGGTCGTCAAAGGGGCGGTAGTGCCATTTGGTGCTGGCTTCGTTTTCGATCCCGACGATCGAACGCAAGCCAGAGCTGCGCACAATCAACCGGCTGGGATCAAGGGCATGCATTGCTTTCATATCGGCCGCGTAGTTGGCCAGGGCCGGCGCGGTGGGGCCGGTTTCGTTCGACATGCTATAAATGATCAGGCTCGGATGGCTGCGGTCGCGCTGCACCATTCGTAATACTTTTTCGCGGGCCATGCTGCGCGCAATGCCCTCATTTTTCAAAGCGCCGTTGTCGTAATTGCCCGGTTCCTCGTAATACAGCAGCCCCAGCTCGTCAGCCTTTTCCAAAATAATGGGCTGGCCGATGGCGCGGTGAAAATTGAGCATGTTCAGGCCCAACTGTTTGGCCACGCGAATTTGTCGTTCGGCGATTTCGTCCGTGGCATACAGCCCGTTGATCGGGAAAAACCCCCAACTGATGGCGCTGCGAAGCACAATCCGCTTGCCGTTCAGGCGAAACATGGCCTGCTTGCCGATATCGACCGGCTCGAACCAACGGAATCCAAACGTTTTTTGCGCCGCGTCGTTCGGCGGTTTGGACGCTGAATTGCCGGACGCGTCGACCTCCGACAGCTTCGCCTCGCAAATATATAGATTGGGGTGATCCGGATCCCAGAGCTTGGCCTGCGGGCAGGAAACTTTGAATCTGACAACATTCGCGCCCGGGGCCAGTTCCACTTCTTTTTGCTCAGTGGCCAGCGGCTGGTCAGCATTTTGTTTATCGCGAATCGTGACCCCGATATTTCGGTGAACCGTCTGAGCCGTGGTATTGCGCAGCGTGGTCTCGATGTTCACGTCGGTCATGGCCGGCGTGTTTTGCACATAAATATCGTCCACATACACCGGATCCGTAACTAAAAGTTTGACCCGGCCCGTGATCCCGCCAAAGCCGTGGCCAAGCAGAATTTGATTTTTTCCCCAATCGATCAAACCCTTGTCGTGCCAGTCGAAGTTGCCGCCCGGATCGGTAATGCGGACTGCCAGTTGCACACGATCGCCGGGTTTGGCAACGTCGGACAAATCGACCTCGAAGGGGGTGTTCCCGATTAAATCGTAACCGACCAGTTTTTGATTCACGTACACTTCCGCCCGTTGCCGGACCGATTCGAACCGGAGCAGCATGTGGCGGGGGGCTGTCGCTTCGGGTATTTCCAAGGTCCGAACCCACCAACTGACGCCAACAATATCGCCCTCCGGCCCCGGCGTTTTTTGCAAGTATTCTTCCGCCGTCCCGGGGACCGCTGCGTCGCGGGCTTGATCGGAATCGAGCGCGGCCCAGCCGCCGGTAGGCGCGTTCGTGGGAAGCTTGGAGAGATTGACAGGGAGCGGAAAAAGTTCGTCGTTTTTCCACTCGGCTTTGGCATCGTACCAGAGCTTCCATCCGGGACCGGAAAGATTGATTTCCTGCCGTTCCGCCCCCAACAGCGATTGCCCGGCTAAGCTGCTTAGCAATGCCGCGGCAAGGAAATATTTGGACAGCGAGTGGGCGAATTTCATATTTGGCGATTGACGCACGAAGCGCCAAACCCCCGTTGGCTTTCGTGCTTATTCAGCACGCTGAATGATCGGCCGTGTGCACGATACGGCTATTGTAAACTTCGCCAAGGTCGGCCGCCACGTCGCCGCAGAAAGGGCATCAAGAAGAAGCGTGAACCTGCTCGTCGAGCGCGGCTGATTTGTACTTGCGCCGCGTGGCCAATTTCTTCTGCACCCAGCACGCTTTATTCGCTTTCGGCCCAGACGCGGAGGGTGCGATCTTCGTCGATTTCGACATGGATGACGTTGGGGTGGCAGCAGACGGGGCAATCTTCCACGTACTCCTGGCTTTCGCCGGCCGACAAGTCAATGGGAATGACAATTTCCTCGCCGCAACTGTCGCAGATATATGACGATTCGGATTGCATGCGGGAGGGGGTAGAGGATAGGGGGCAGGGAGTAGGGGAAGTGGGTTCGGGGTTCAGATTGCAGATTGCTAGTTGCTAATCGCTAATTGCTAGTCGCTGATTGTTGTCCAATCCCACTTCTGCATGGGGGTCAGGAAACTGTGGCGCGTTAAATCGTAATGCAGCGGCGTGAGGGTGATGTGGCCTTTTTCCAGTTCGGATAAATCGTTTTCTTCGTCGGGCGGAAGGTCCGGCAACTCTCCCATGGCCCAGTAGTAGTTGCGGCCGCGGGGGTCGGTTCGCTTTTCGTACTTCTCGCCGTATTGCTGAATGGCCATCGGCACAATTTTGACGTGCGGCGGGCGGCCGAGTGCGGCCGTCGGAATGTTCAAATTGTACAGCGTGGGCCGATCACCTTGATTGGCCAGAATTTTTTCGATGACCACGAGAGCGAGGTCGGCGGCTTTGTCGAACTGGAAGCGTTCGTTCCACTGGAGCGACACGGCGATGCTGGTGATGCCGAAGAACGCCCCTTCGATGGCCGCCGCCACCGTGCCGCTGTACAGCACGTTGATGCCGGCGTTCAGTCCGCCGTTGATACCGCTGACAACCAGGTCAGGCCGCTCGGGGCAATATTCCGAGATGCCGATTTTGACCGAATCGGCCGGGCTGCCTTCGACGGCGTAGCGGCGGTGGTGGCCTTCGACAATTTCTTTCACCACCAGCGGCGTGAGAAACGTGATGGAATGCCCGACACCGCTTTGCTCGGTGGCCGGCGCACACACGGTGACGTGGCCCAGCCGCGAGAGAGCCTGTTCCATGGCGGCCAGGCCGGGAGCGAAAATGCCGTCGTCGTTAGTGAGGAGAATTTGCACTGGTGATGCTTTTCGGAGGTGATTTGTTCCTGGTCGTCGAATTCGATCGATTTTTGTTCCTGTAGGAGGGGAATTCCTTCCCCGATGTCCGCGTCAAACGTCGATCTGTCGGCGAAGGGATTCGCCTCCTACAATCTGCTCAAATTGGCGACAACCAATTTATTGCTCGCGCGCCGGCAAACCCGGCGGCTAAAAGCACTACTATACAGCGCGCCGGCCGGAGCGCAAATGACGCTGGCGAAAATGGTCGAACTCAGTACGATAAGCGGCGACTTTCGAAAATTCTAACCCGAGCGATGCCGATGATTTTGCTTATCGCCATTTTGCAAACCGCACTGGTGGTGGTCATCATTCCGGTGTATTGGCGGCAGCATGGGTGGAAGAATTTTTTGTGGATGTCGGACATTGCCCTCTTCGGCAGCACGATTGCGCTGTGGTGGCCGAATCGGTTGCTTGTTAGCACGGAAGCGGTGTCGGTGTTGGTGCTCGAAATTGTCTGGGGGATCGACATTCTGCTGAGGCTGATTCTGGGCAGCAGGTTCGCGGTGCTTAGCAAATACATGTTCCAGCGGGAAATTCCGTTGTGGATTCGGCTGCTGTCGCTGTTTCATGTGTGGCTGCCGTGGCTGCTGTTGTGGCAGGTGATGCAAACCGGTTACGACCCGCGGGCCTTGGTGGTGCAGACCGTAGTGTGGTGGGTGGTGGTAACGGCCTGCTATTTTATTTCCACACCCGAGGAGAACATCAATTGTGCGCACGGCGTGGGGCAGTTGCCGCAGCGGTTGACGCCCGTAGGATATTTGATTTTGCTGCTGTTCTTTGTCCCGGTATGCGTGTACGTACCGACGCATTTTTTTCTGGGGTGGGTGGCGGGAGGGTGA contains these protein-coding regions:
- a CDS encoding CPXCG motif-containing cysteine-rich protein, with product MQSESSYICDSCGEEIVIPIDLSAGESQEYVEDCPVCCHPNVIHVEIDEDRTLRVWAESE
- a CDS encoding PA14 domain-containing protein is translated as MKFAHSLSKYFLAAALLSSLAGQSLLGAERQEINLSGPGWKLWYDAKAEWKNDELFPLPVNLSKLPTNAPTGGWAALDSDQARDAAVPGTAEEYLQKTPGPEGDIVGVSWWVRTLEIPEATAPRHMLLRFESVRQRAEVYVNQKLVGYDLIGNTPFEVDLSDVAKPGDRVQLAVRITDPGGNFDWHDKGLIDWGKNQILLGHGFGGITGRVKLLVTDPVYVDDIYVQNTPAMTDVNIETTLRNTTAQTVHRNIGVTIRDKQNADQPLATEQKEVELAPGANVVRFKVSCPQAKLWDPDHPNLYICEAKLSEVDASGNSASKPPNDAAQKTFGFRWFEPVDIGKQAMFRLNGKRIVLRSAISWGFFPINGLYATDEIAERQIRVAKQLGLNMLNFHRAIGQPIILEKADELGLLYYEEPGNYDNGALKNEGIARSMAREKVLRMVQRDRSHPSLIIYSMSNETGPTAPALANYAADMKAMHALDPSRLIVRSSGLRSIVGIENEASTKWHYRPFDDQLYTTGWYDDHHAGGPAVYTQSAYKNPKEFYHLINDPQEINFWGEEGALSTPPRLGLIKHELETAPNLGWDGAMYLAWYKMFDEFLTAKNLRSTFPTVDALCQAMGNISLEHQGRTIELIRINNDADAYCINGWEGEILENHSGVVDCFRNPKGDPAIMAYYNQPLYIAVMVRNQIVRPTGKVIADFYLVNEKNIQGPYQLQITAEDSAGKQTFAKSVDVSVAGGDTYGQLLVEGIEIPLNGALGKFQIRSTLIDSTGQPAAVGHDEIFSVDWKSAKLAGAGSVLDPGIRLRQFLVREKGAHVENYSDNLPHLDWIVAAQSPNASAFALVPETQLRDSTASRPGLAATFFSDQEFTTQVHSRTDATIDLFAAEGAPPDPAVPALGNYAVRWEGQILPPASGSYSFAFQGSGTASVTVDGKLVYSGVGRGSRASRSSRGSQPATTTSTLQLESGKPVPIKVEWHQATGDAECRLLWTVPAGVERPSSQKLIDRVRNDGSTLIVLENAPEWLELAKSIVPEIKYDGSFRVGTTWAGGVHFVRQHPLFKDLPTGGGMDWPYQAVVRDGNSRSGLLLTGDDLAAGAFHSNTPLAMPPAPINLGTAVGVVPCGKGKIIVSTLDILGNLAGPEGPADVARKLLCNYIEFANQK
- the surE gene encoding 5'/3'-nucleotidase SurE encodes the protein MQILLTNDDGIFAPGLAAMEQALSRLGHVTVCAPATEQSGVGHSITFLTPLVVKEIVEGHHRRYAVEGSPADSVKIGISEYCPERPDLVVSGINGGLNAGINVLYSGTVAAAIEGAFFGITSIAVSLQWNERFQFDKAADLALVVIEKILANQGDRPTLYNLNIPTAALGRPPHVKIVPMAIQQYGEKYEKRTDPRGRNYYWAMGELPDLPPDEENDLSELEKGHITLTPLHYDLTRHSFLTPMQKWDWTTISD